One stretch of Natronobacterium gregoryi SP2 DNA includes these proteins:
- a CDS encoding methyl-accepting chemotaxis protein — MNVARLLLPGRARRSYTAKLGAIFALVIAVTIGFGGAVYLEITAALADDPAVVGEVAVSGILGLIVLTVINLGLVAATVGGNTVASLSSLSTKASRMGEGELGVDLETRREDEIGDLYDSFDEMRDSLRESIETAERERTRAEEALDEAETERERAEAAREEVERERERLEEINEELEREAERFSDVMAACAEGDFTRRLEARSDNDAMESIAASFNEMMGGIEELVGRIDRFAVEVSESSQQVRENAEHVLDATEDVNETIQEISSGASNQTENIQEIAHEMDDISATTEEMAASATEVAKTSQKAASAGETGRATAEEAIEEMNEVESQTEEAVDAIEALYEETQQIGEVTELIADVAEQTNLLALNASIEAAHADQSGDGFAVVASEVKSLAEETKQATDEIDDLIGRIQEQSQETVEDIRATSDRISRGVETVEETVNSLERIVEAVEEANTGIQEINESTDVQARSAQQVVNMTDDVAAVSEETAAEAENVANAAETQADSVRDVFQRVDDLADEADSLLEVLQDTDVSRSSDGAVGTVTGDAV; from the coding sequence ATGAACGTCGCACGACTTCTACTCCCCGGGCGAGCCCGGCGGAGTTACACCGCGAAACTAGGAGCGATCTTTGCGCTCGTGATCGCGGTAACGATCGGGTTTGGAGGAGCGGTCTATCTCGAGATCACGGCCGCACTCGCCGACGATCCGGCTGTTGTCGGCGAAGTTGCAGTCTCGGGGATTCTCGGACTGATCGTACTGACGGTGATCAATCTCGGCCTGGTCGCGGCGACGGTCGGCGGCAACACCGTCGCGTCGCTGTCCTCGCTGTCGACCAAAGCGAGTCGCATGGGCGAGGGGGAACTGGGCGTCGACCTCGAGACGCGCCGCGAAGACGAGATCGGCGACCTCTACGACTCTTTCGACGAGATGCGTGACTCGCTGCGGGAGTCGATCGAAACCGCAGAACGGGAACGGACGCGAGCCGAAGAGGCTCTCGACGAAGCCGAGACCGAACGGGAGCGTGCCGAAGCAGCCCGCGAAGAAGTCGAGCGCGAACGCGAGCGACTCGAGGAGATCAACGAGGAACTGGAACGAGAAGCAGAGCGGTTCAGCGACGTGATGGCGGCCTGCGCCGAAGGTGACTTTACGCGGCGACTCGAGGCTCGCAGCGACAACGACGCCATGGAGTCGATCGCGGCGTCGTTCAACGAGATGATGGGGGGAATCGAGGAACTGGTCGGCCGGATCGACCGGTTCGCGGTCGAGGTTTCAGAGAGCAGCCAGCAGGTTCGGGAAAACGCCGAACACGTACTCGATGCGACCGAGGACGTCAACGAGACGATCCAGGAGATTTCAAGCGGCGCGAGTAACCAGACCGAGAACATCCAGGAGATCGCCCACGAGATGGACGACATCTCGGCGACGACCGAAGAGATGGCCGCGAGTGCGACCGAGGTTGCAAAGACCTCCCAGAAGGCAGCGAGTGCCGGCGAGACAGGACGTGCAACAGCCGAAGAAGCGATCGAGGAGATGAACGAGGTCGAGTCCCAGACGGAGGAAGCCGTCGACGCGATCGAGGCGCTGTACGAGGAAACCCAACAGATCGGCGAGGTAACCGAACTGATCGCCGACGTCGCCGAACAGACGAACTTGCTGGCGCTGAACGCTTCGATCGAGGCCGCACACGCCGACCAGTCGGGCGACGGGTTCGCAGTCGTCGCAAGCGAGGTGAAGTCGCTGGCCGAAGAGACCAAGCAGGCGACCGACGAGATCGACGACCTGATCGGGCGCATCCAGGAGCAGTCACAGGAGACCGTCGAAGACATCCGGGCGACCAGCGACCGGATCTCGCGGGGCGTCGAGACGGTCGAGGAGACGGTTAACTCGCTCGAACGAATCGTCGAGGCCGTCGAGGAGGCGAACACGGGCATTCAGGAGATAAACGAGTCGACCGACGTCCAGGCCCGCTCGGCCCAGCAGGTAGTCAACATGACCGACGACGTGGCGGCAGTCTCCGAAGAAACCGCGGCCGAGGCCGAAAACGTCGCGAACGCCGCCGAGACCCAGGCCGACTCCGTCCGAGACGTCTTCCAGCGGGTCGACGACCTCGCCGACGAGGCGGATTCGCTGCTCGAGGTGTTACAAGATACCGACGTGTCGCGATCGAGCGACGGTGCTGTGGGAACGGTGACGGGTGATGCGGTATGA
- a CDS encoding metallophosphoesterase, whose translation MIAIFSDTHSSHGHELEGEALTAAREADTVVHAGDFTSEAALEAFQAECTTLFAVHGNADSAAVRDRLPTARVVDAGGVRLAVTHRRGGGETGLAMFGRSRDADVVVSGHTHRPTAVETEACLLLNPGSHAQPRGHRPGFAVLEESEDGLEGEIRKPDGTLVESCTITEQ comes from the coding sequence ATGATCGCGATTTTCTCCGACACACACAGCAGCCACGGCCACGAACTCGAGGGTGAAGCGCTGACAGCTGCTCGAGAGGCCGACACCGTCGTCCACGCGGGCGATTTCACGAGCGAAGCGGCGCTCGAGGCGTTCCAGGCGGAGTGTACGACGTTGTTTGCGGTCCACGGCAACGCGGACAGCGCAGCCGTGCGGGACCGATTGCCGACGGCCCGCGTGGTCGACGCCGGTGGTGTGCGGCTCGCGGTGACCCACCGGCGCGGCGGCGGGGAGACAGGACTCGCCATGTTCGGCCGATCACGAGACGCCGACGTCGTCGTCTCGGGACACACGCATCGACCGACAGCCGTCGAGACCGAAGCCTGTCTCCTCCTCAATCCGGGGAGCCACGCTCAGCCACGGGGCCACAGACCGGGGTTCGCGGTGCTCGAGGAGAGCGAGGACGGACTCGAAGGAGAGATACGGAAGCCGGACGGCACACTCGTCGAGTCGTGTACGATTACGGAGCAGTGA
- a CDS encoding ribonuclease HI family protein, which produces MTDDRLPSEHCSPLAALVDEVLAGVGYEVAAATDAIDDAVPGDGGLFDPGTNPDELRRALESLLESGLGRPPVPGSTSDAFVLYVYGSSRGNPGPAGAGAVIVDASAREELARLGRPVGSRTGNNTAEYVALELGLSELLARYEPRRLEVRIDSMTVIRDVWGGEDPTEPGVETYSEAVAAALSSVPDHRYTHLADSDPNPADALATVGADIAAFGPG; this is translated from the coding sequence GTGACCGACGACCGCCTCCCGAGCGAACACTGCTCGCCGCTCGCTGCGCTCGTCGACGAGGTACTCGCGGGCGTCGGCTACGAGGTGGCGGCCGCTACCGACGCTATCGACGACGCCGTCCCCGGGGACGGCGGTCTCTTCGATCCCGGAACCAATCCGGACGAGTTGCGTCGCGCGCTCGAGAGCCTGCTCGAGTCAGGACTCGGCCGGCCGCCCGTTCCCGGGTCGACGAGCGACGCGTTCGTCCTCTACGTCTACGGCAGTTCGCGTGGCAACCCTGGCCCTGCAGGGGCAGGTGCTGTCATCGTGGACGCTTCGGCGAGGGAGGAACTCGCCCGTCTCGGCCGGCCCGTCGGCTCCCGGACGGGGAACAACACCGCCGAGTACGTCGCCCTCGAACTCGGACTCTCTGAGCTACTGGCTCGGTACGAGCCACGCAGGCTAGAAGTACGAATCGATTCGATGACGGTTATCCGAGACGTCTGGGGCGGCGAGGACCCGACCGAACCGGGCGTGGAGACGTACAGCGAGGCCGTCGCGGCAGCGCTCTCGAGTGTCCCGGACCACCGGTACACGCATCTGGCCGACAGCGATCCAAACCCCGCCGATGCACTGGCGACGGTGGGTGCCGATATCGCGGCTTTCGGGCCTGGATGA
- a CDS encoding IS1595-like element ISNagr10 family transposase, translated as MFPVEVFRSEASAANLLEQVRWREGLQCPRCQSESVIKYGSYREYQRYRCKNCGRTFNDKTGTIFAHAKIGLDKLLFAFYSLLRFNTSIRQLDAEIDVSYRSLHRRVERFARTLDAPQLDLVGPVEIDEFYVSAGKKGRERDQESRSRGLSKRGRGNYDEDKPPVFVLVDRGSDQRYVIPSKSADESAVRLLLDSHEEESLTVYTDGFRAYDPLETDETYQREAVIHVEGEYVDGDVHVNTCESHASLARRWLSPHRGISKDKLTTYLRLFEFRRKILRKPGRKALKDIVRTVL; from the coding sequence ATGTTCCCAGTTGAAGTGTTTCGCTCAGAGGCGAGCGCCGCGAACCTGCTGGAGCAGGTTCGCTGGCGCGAGGGCCTCCAGTGCCCGCGCTGCCAGTCTGAATCGGTGATCAAGTACGGCAGCTATCGAGAGTATCAGCGGTATCGCTGTAAAAATTGTGGACGCACGTTCAACGACAAGACCGGCACGATCTTCGCGCACGCGAAGATCGGCCTTGACAAGCTGTTGTTCGCGTTCTACTCGTTGCTCCGATTCAACACGAGTATCCGCCAGTTAGACGCTGAAATTGACGTCTCCTACCGATCGCTTCACCGGCGCGTCGAGCGTTTCGCCAGAACGCTCGACGCGCCTCAGCTCGATCTCGTTGGCCCCGTCGAGATCGATGAGTTCTACGTTTCTGCCGGAAAGAAAGGCCGCGAGCGCGACCAGGAGTCGCGCTCGCGTGGTCTCTCGAAACGTGGCAGAGGAAACTACGACGAAGACAAGCCACCTGTGTTTGTCCTCGTTGATCGCGGTAGCGATCAGCGATACGTCATCCCGTCGAAATCCGCCGACGAATCGGCTGTGCGACTCCTCCTCGATTCCCACGAGGAGGAGTCGCTGACAGTCTATACCGACGGCTTTCGTGCCTACGACCCGTTAGAGACGGACGAAACGTACCAGCGAGAAGCGGTTATTCACGTCGAGGGAGAGTACGTTGATGGAGATGTACACGTGAATACGTGCGAGAGCCACGCGTCGCTGGCGCGACGGTGGCTCTCGCCGCATCGAGGTATCTCGAAGGACAAACTCACCACGTATCTCAGACTCTTCGAATTTCGTCGGAAAATCCTACGCAAACCCGGTCGAAAAGCCCTGAAAGACATCGTTCGAACTGTTCTCTGA
- the rnz gene encoding ribonuclease Z, with amino-acid sequence MPLRVTFLGTSGAVPTTERNPSGIFLARDGEELLFDAGEGTQRQMMRFGTGFSVSHLFVTHLHGDHVFGIPGLLQTMDFNDREEPLSIHAPHGTRRKLQGLVNALGNHPSFPVHVTEVGDGDVAYRADEYEVRAFETDHDARSVGYALVEDDRKGRFDRERAEELGVPVGPKFSKLHEGQPVELEDGTVVEPDQVVGDPRPGRTIVYTGDTRPTVATIEVADEPDLLIHDATFADDRAERATETAHSTARGAAEIAARAGAKRLALMHISSRYAGHTAEHERQAREAFDGEVILPEDGDELEIPYSDD; translated from the coding sequence ATGCCACTACGCGTGACGTTCCTCGGGACGAGCGGGGCAGTCCCCACGACGGAGCGAAACCCGAGCGGAATCTTCCTCGCCCGCGACGGTGAGGAGTTACTGTTCGACGCCGGCGAGGGGACTCAGCGCCAGATGATGCGGTTCGGGACGGGATTCTCCGTCTCGCACCTGTTTGTCACGCATCTCCACGGCGATCACGTCTTCGGGATTCCCGGCCTCCTCCAGACGATGGACTTCAACGACCGCGAGGAGCCGCTGTCGATTCACGCCCCACACGGGACACGGCGCAAGCTCCAGGGACTGGTCAACGCCCTCGGGAACCACCCCTCGTTTCCAGTACACGTCACAGAGGTCGGCGACGGCGATGTCGCCTACCGCGCCGACGAGTACGAGGTCCGAGCGTTCGAGACCGACCACGACGCCCGCTCGGTCGGCTACGCGCTCGTCGAGGACGACCGCAAGGGCCGCTTCGACCGTGAACGCGCCGAGGAACTCGGCGTTCCCGTCGGCCCGAAGTTCTCGAAACTCCACGAGGGCCAGCCTGTCGAACTCGAGGACGGCACCGTCGTCGAACCCGACCAGGTCGTCGGCGACCCGCGACCGGGACGGACGATCGTCTACACCGGCGACACCCGCCCCACCGTCGCGACGATCGAGGTCGCCGACGAGCCGGATCTGCTGATCCACGACGCGACCTTCGCGGACGACCGCGCCGAACGAGCGACCGAGACCGCTCACTCGACGGCCCGCGGAGCCGCCGAGATCGCCGCTCGTGCCGGCGCGAAGCGACTCGCCCTGATGCACATCTCCTCCCGGTACGCCGGCCACACCGCGGAGCACGAACGGCAGGCTCGGGAGGCCTTCGACGGCGAAGTCATCCTCCCCGAGGACGGCGACGAACTCGAGATTCCCTACTCCGACGACTGA
- a CDS encoding DUF7282 domain-containing protein: protein MSTRSTFGTIKRIVAILIAIGIVLSAGIIVGQAPAIFGVEEDPTASITVEDQQTNGTVVEIDEVTLSDGGFVVVSEDGESLAVSDYLEADTHQNVTIKSDEEELIGKLTATVHQDTTGDEEYAYEETDGEEDRPYLSDGFPVSDIATVTTTEIDDPLEESFTVESLAVRPTVTTNETLQVVAEIENPTELDSQQRVGFRLDGQVLEQQVLDLAAGESTEVVFEFDTSDTSPGERTVGVYTDGDGALEAVEFEFHAEPSVAITDISEDEVTAAVATPTESFVAVVADENATNADGIDEADVVGTSDELESGEHENVTIEFDETVDEGDELAAVLFEGNPDDLETASAVEHDDEPVATTFTLVGEDDLEADDLDDASGDDTADEDDE from the coding sequence ATGAGCACGAGATCGACTTTCGGCACGATAAAACGAATCGTCGCTATCCTGATCGCGATCGGGATCGTCCTCTCCGCCGGCATCATCGTCGGGCAGGCTCCCGCCATCTTCGGCGTCGAAGAGGACCCGACGGCGTCGATCACCGTCGAGGACCAGCAGACAAACGGCACCGTCGTCGAGATCGACGAAGTAACACTCTCCGACGGCGGCTTCGTCGTCGTCAGCGAGGACGGCGAGAGCCTCGCAGTCTCAGACTACCTCGAGGCTGATACCCACCAGAACGTCACGATAAAGAGCGACGAAGAGGAACTCATCGGAAAGCTCACTGCGACCGTCCACCAGGACACTACCGGCGACGAGGAGTACGCCTACGAGGAGACCGACGGCGAAGAGGACCGCCCCTACCTCTCCGACGGCTTCCCGGTCAGCGACATTGCGACGGTGACGACGACCGAGATCGACGATCCGCTCGAGGAGTCGTTCACCGTCGAATCGCTCGCGGTGCGGCCGACCGTGACGACCAACGAGACGTTACAGGTCGTCGCCGAGATCGAGAACCCGACCGAACTCGACAGTCAGCAACGCGTCGGGTTCCGCCTCGATGGCCAGGTTCTCGAACAGCAGGTCCTCGATCTGGCTGCGGGCGAGTCCACCGAAGTGGTCTTCGAGTTCGACACGAGCGATACCTCGCCGGGCGAGCGGACCGTGGGAGTGTACACTGACGGTGACGGCGCACTCGAGGCGGTCGAGTTCGAGTTCCACGCAGAACCGAGCGTTGCGATCACCGACATCAGCGAGGACGAGGTGACGGCCGCCGTCGCGACGCCGACCGAGAGTTTCGTCGCGGTCGTCGCCGACGAGAACGCGACCAACGCGGACGGCATCGACGAAGCGGACGTCGTCGGGACGAGCGACGAACTCGAGTCCGGCGAACACGAGAACGTGACGATCGAGTTCGACGAAACCGTCGATGAGGGTGACGAACTCGCGGCCGTCCTCTTCGAGGGCAATCCGGACGACCTCGAGACTGCGTCGGCGGTCGAACACGACGACGAGCCGGTCGCGACGACGTTTACCCTCGTCGGCGAAGACGACCTCGAGGCCGACGACCTCGACGACGCAAGCGGTGACGACACGGCCGACGAAGACGACGAGTAA
- a CDS encoding IS5-like element ISNagr1 family transposase — protein MSKISRFTGKVVTLAKSAVGGRGESAAPQGGGGFADYAVVSLHCLRIYLEKSYREALDLLSEMPQILAEIGLEEADLPDHSTLVKAFDRIKMAVWRVLLRLSAQLHEPSGHAAMDATFFDRENASKHYCRRTNYRVQTLKTTALVDTESQAILDVHCTTKKRHDTQIGWQLARRNAGELHSLAADKGYDWQRFRDKLREEDVRPLIKHREFRPIDHAHNARIDGTLYGQRALSETVFSVIKRTLGDAVRARSWYREFREIVLMCAVYNIKRTVN, from the coding sequence ATGTCCAAAATTTCCCGCTTCACTGGGAAGGTCGTGACGTTGGCTAAAAGTGCTGTTGGTGGCCGAGGCGAATCCGCCGCCCCGCAGGGTGGCGGCGGATTCGCCGACTACGCCGTCGTTTCGCTGCACTGTCTGCGGATTTACTTGGAGAAATCCTACCGGGAAGCACTTGACCTGTTGAGCGAGATGCCACAAATACTGGCGGAGATCGGCCTTGAGGAGGCCGATCTCCCTGATCACTCTACGCTAGTGAAAGCATTTGATAGGATCAAGATGGCAGTCTGGCGAGTGCTGCTGCGCCTGTCGGCGCAGCTGCACGAGCCATCTGGCCATGCGGCGATGGATGCGACGTTTTTCGACCGCGAAAACGCGAGCAAACACTACTGCCGACGGACGAATTACCGCGTTCAGACGCTCAAAACAACGGCTCTGGTCGATACTGAGTCACAAGCTATCCTCGACGTTCACTGCACAACCAAGAAACGTCACGACACGCAGATCGGCTGGCAACTCGCCCGCCGCAACGCTGGCGAGTTGCACAGCCTCGCCGCCGACAAAGGCTACGACTGGCAACGGTTCCGTGATAAACTCCGGGAAGAGGACGTAAGACCGCTGATCAAGCATCGAGAGTTCCGTCCCATCGATCACGCGCATAACGCGCGGATCGATGGGACTCTCTACGGCCAGAGAGCGTTGTCTGAGACCGTCTTCTCGGTGATCAAGCGCACGCTCGGCGACGCCGTGCGTGCGCGAAGCTGGTATCGTGAGTTCCGTGAAATCGTCCTAATGTGTGCCGTATACAACATCAAGCGTACCGTCAACTAG
- a CDS encoding TATA-box-binding protein — MSNLKHPPTIENIVASTGVDQELDLESVAEDLDRTEYDQEKFPGAVYRTQNPKSASLIFRTGKIVCTGTKSPDEVYESLDIVFDALRGLGIDVPSNPEIIIQNIVSTGDLDCRVNLHATAIGFGLENIEYEPEQFPGLVYRLDDPDVVTLIFGSGKVVVTGAKEPADADRALDVISSRLADLSLLN, encoded by the coding sequence ATGTCCAATTTGAAACACCCTCCGACGATAGAGAATATCGTCGCTTCAACTGGAGTCGATCAAGAGCTCGACCTCGAATCGGTCGCCGAAGACCTCGATAGAACGGAATACGACCAAGAGAAGTTCCCTGGGGCGGTTTATCGGACACAAAACCCGAAATCCGCCTCGTTGATCTTCCGAACAGGTAAGATCGTTTGTACGGGCACGAAAAGTCCTGACGAAGTCTACGAGAGTCTCGATATCGTATTTGATGCGCTCCGTGGTCTGGGTATCGACGTTCCGTCCAATCCTGAAATTATCATCCAGAATATTGTTTCGACTGGTGATTTGGACTGTCGAGTCAATCTGCACGCCACCGCCATCGGCTTCGGTCTCGAAAACATCGAATACGAGCCCGAGCAATTCCCTGGCCTGGTCTATCGGCTGGACGACCCCGATGTGGTTACCCTCATCTTCGGTAGCGGTAAAGTCGTCGTCACTGGAGCAAAAGAACCAGCGGATGCAGACCGTGCACTCGATGTTATTTCGTCACGCCTCGCGGACCTCAGTTTACTAAACTGA
- a CDS encoding DUF7859 family protein, with translation MLDLIPDDPVIIAVVLILLSLVFFSYLLLRRTVLEFRDGMRGR, from the coding sequence ATGCTGGACCTCATTCCCGACGACCCCGTCATCATCGCGGTCGTCTTGATCCTATTGTCGCTAGTATTCTTTTCGTATCTGTTACTCCGCCGTACTGTCCTCGAGTTCCGCGATGGGATGCGGGGCCGTTAA
- a CDS encoding aminopeptidase has protein sequence MDPRIREHAEIIANHSVDLGEGDNVVVDAHPVAEDLVVALHEVIGEKGANPITTSQRTGKRQQRAYLRATDDDFETPEHELALIENTDVYIAIRASDNVTQTSDVDPETSAAYQQAHQPILEERLGTRWCLTQFPAPANAQLAEMSTEGYENFVWDAVNKDWDEQRDHQANMVEIMDPADEIRIVSGDTTDVTMSIAGNPTINDHGENNLPGGEVFTAPQPDSVEGEVLFDMPLYHQGREITDVYLEFEGGEVVSHSAAKNEETLTEVLNTDEGARRLGELGIGMNRDIDQFTYNMLFDEKMGDTVHMAVGRAYDGTVGEGNEQNDSAAHVDMIVDMSEESFIEVDGEVVQRDGTFVFEDGFEA, from the coding sequence ATGGACCCGCGAATCCGCGAACATGCCGAAATAATCGCGAACCACTCCGTCGATCTCGGGGAGGGAGACAACGTCGTCGTCGACGCCCACCCCGTCGCCGAGGACCTGGTCGTTGCCCTTCACGAGGTTATCGGTGAGAAGGGTGCAAACCCGATCACGACGAGCCAGCGAACGGGAAAGCGCCAGCAGCGGGCGTATCTCCGTGCCACAGACGACGACTTCGAGACGCCCGAACACGAACTCGCGCTCATCGAGAACACGGACGTTTACATCGCTATTCGTGCGTCGGACAACGTCACCCAGACTAGCGACGTCGACCCCGAGACGAGCGCGGCCTACCAGCAGGCCCACCAGCCGATCTTAGAGGAACGCCTCGGGACGCGCTGGTGTCTCACGCAGTTCCCCGCGCCGGCGAACGCCCAGCTCGCCGAGATGAGCACTGAGGGCTACGAGAACTTCGTCTGGGACGCCGTCAACAAAGACTGGGACGAACAGCGCGACCACCAGGCGAACATGGTCGAGATCATGGACCCGGCCGACGAGATTCGCATCGTCAGCGGCGACACGACCGACGTGACGATGTCGATCGCCGGCAACCCGACGATCAACGACCACGGCGAGAACAACCTCCCTGGCGGCGAGGTCTTCACTGCACCCCAGCCCGACAGCGTCGAAGGCGAAGTGCTGTTCGACATGCCACTCTATCACCAGGGCCGAGAGATCACGGACGTCTACCTCGAGTTCGAGGGCGGCGAGGTCGTTTCCCACTCGGCGGCGAAAAACGAGGAGACCCTGACCGAGGTCCTGAACACGGACGAGGGTGCGCGCCGACTCGGCGAACTCGGCATCGGGATGAACCGTGACATCGACCAGTTCACGTACAACATGCTCTTCGACGAGAAGATGGGCGATACGGTCCACATGGCGGTCGGACGGGCCTACGACGGCACCGTTGGCGAGGGCAACGAGCAGAACGACAGTGCTGCCCACGTCGACATGATCGTCGACATGAGCGAGGAGTCGTTCATCGAGGTCGACGGCGAGGTCGTCCAGCGGGACGGGACGTTCGTGTTCGAGGACGGTTTCGAAGCGTAG
- a CDS encoding AAA family ATPase translates to MEAPLWTDTYAPELSELPQDDARDYLEQAVDEPMNILLQGPPGSGKTAAARALTRKAHDDPDNDLVEINVADFFGRTKTEIKNDPRFEQFLVGRSRLSKRDMINRVLKESASYSSVSGEYKTILLDNAEDVREDFQQALRRIMEKHHRTTQFMIATRQPTKLIPPIRSRCFPVSVRSPTSDEIETVLERILEAENAEYDDDGLEFVAGYANGNLRRAILAAQTTVEDEGELTMTAAYETIGDVGIDDEIESMLADAENGEFTDARSTLDDLLIDEGLDGEEVVDAILRIARKRYQGDRLARLHRLAGDIEFEMHEGTSDRIHVSRLLSELGRKS, encoded by the coding sequence ATGGAAGCGCCGCTGTGGACCGACACGTACGCTCCGGAACTGTCCGAGTTGCCACAGGACGACGCTCGCGACTACCTCGAGCAAGCTGTCGACGAGCCGATGAACATCCTCCTGCAGGGACCGCCGGGAAGCGGCAAGACTGCGGCGGCGCGTGCCCTCACCCGCAAAGCGCACGACGACCCGGACAACGACCTCGTCGAGATCAACGTCGCCGACTTCTTCGGCCGCACGAAAACCGAGATCAAGAACGATCCGCGGTTCGAGCAGTTTCTCGTCGGCCGCTCACGGCTGTCCAAACGCGACATGATCAACCGCGTCCTCAAAGAGTCAGCCAGCTATTCGTCGGTCTCGGGTGAGTACAAGACGATCCTGCTGGACAACGCCGAGGACGTCCGCGAAGACTTCCAGCAGGCGCTGCGTCGAATCATGGAGAAACACCACCGGACGACGCAGTTTATGATCGCCACCCGTCAGCCGACGAAGCTCATCCCACCGATCCGCTCGCGGTGTTTCCCCGTCTCCGTTCGCTCGCCGACCAGCGACGAGATCGAGACTGTCCTGGAGCGCATCCTCGAGGCCGAAAACGCCGAGTACGACGACGACGGCCTCGAGTTCGTCGCGGGCTACGCGAACGGGAACCTCCGGCGGGCGATCCTCGCGGCCCAGACGACCGTAGAGGACGAAGGCGAGTTGACGATGACGGCGGCCTACGAGACCATCGGCGACGTCGGCATCGACGACGAGATCGAGTCGATGCTCGCAGACGCCGAGAACGGCGAGTTCACGGACGCCCGTAGCACGCTCGACGATCTGTTGATCGACGAAGGGCTAGACGGAGAGGAGGTCGTCGACGCGATACTCCGCATCGCTCGCAAGCGCTACCAGGGCGATCGTCTCGCACGACTGCATCGACTCGCGGGCGACATCGAGTTCGAGATGCACGAGGGGACGAGCGATCGAATTCACGTCTCGCGGTTGCTGTCAGAACTGGGCCGGAAGAGCTAG
- a CDS encoding threonine aldolase family protein: MIDLRSDTVTKPDDRMRDAAYAADVGDAVYGEDPTVNELEERAADVVGTEAALYVPSGTMGNQIAARVHTERGQELLTDEKSHIVKYELGGAADLSGLQVRMVDADRGIPTPEQIANGIVQESLHRPGTGLAWLENTHNARGGLAIEPEKIDAAAKAAHERDVPVHLDGARMFNAATALDVPVTELTEPVDSVMFCLSKGLGAPIGSMLAGSEDFVEKACRVRKLFGGGLRQAGIIAAPGLEALGNVDNLERDHEHAQRLADGLEAVDGFDVQPPETNIVLADISGTGLETDAVLDRLREKDVLATQFGPSTVRFCTHWNVSSDDVETVLERIETAV, from the coding sequence ATGATCGACCTCCGTTCGGATACCGTCACGAAACCGGACGACCGAATGCGCGACGCTGCATACGCTGCAGACGTCGGTGACGCCGTCTACGGGGAGGACCCGACCGTCAACGAACTCGAGGAGCGAGCAGCCGACGTCGTTGGAACCGAAGCTGCTCTTTACGTCCCAAGCGGGACGATGGGCAACCAGATCGCAGCCCGGGTTCACACCGAACGTGGACAGGAGTTGCTGACCGACGAGAAAAGCCACATCGTGAAGTACGAACTCGGCGGTGCCGCCGATCTTTCCGGGCTTCAGGTGCGGATGGTCGATGCCGACCGTGGGATTCCGACACCCGAGCAGATCGCAAACGGCATCGTCCAGGAGAGCCTTCACCGACCGGGGACCGGGCTCGCGTGGCTCGAGAACACGCACAACGCCCGCGGCGGGCTCGCAATCGAGCCCGAGAAAATCGACGCAGCAGCCAAAGCCGCCCACGAACGCGACGTTCCAGTCCATCTCGACGGGGCACGTATGTTCAACGCTGCGACGGCGCTGGACGTTCCGGTCACCGAACTCACGGAGCCGGTCGACTCGGTCATGTTCTGTCTCTCGAAGGGACTTGGTGCACCGATTGGCTCGATGCTGGCCGGCAGCGAGGACTTCGTCGAGAAAGCCTGCCGCGTCCGCAAACTTTTCGGCGGTGGACTCCGGCAAGCAGGTATCATCGCCGCGCCCGGACTCGAGGCCCTCGGGAACGTCGACAACCTCGAGCGTGATCACGAGCACGCACAGCGACTCGCCGACGGACTCGAGGCCGTCGACGGTTTCGACGTCCAGCCACCAGAGACGAATATCGTGCTCGCGGATATTTCTGGGACTGGGTTAGAGACCGACGCCGTCCTGGATCGACTTCGCGAGAAAGACGTACTGGCGACCCAGTTCGGGCCGTCGACGGTCCGATTCTGCACGCACTGGAACGTCTCGAGCGACGACGTCGAGACGGTACTCGAGCGGATCGAAACAGCTGTTTAA